A region of Panicum virgatum strain AP13 chromosome 8N, P.virgatum_v5, whole genome shotgun sequence DNA encodes the following proteins:
- the LOC120685708 gene encoding G-type lectin S-receptor-like serine/threonine-protein kinase LECRK1 isoform X1 translates to MRLLVPDGARRQRLLQCEARAPPPPAPPAAAGGGGGGGGRTVVVGIRRDAASRELLTWALVKVANAGDRVVALHVAAQHVAAAADGLLMGLDERSRAADSLSSVLAIYDGFCNLKQINLELKVCGGSSIRKTLVKEAASCGAAHLILGVAKNSRSFGSSSTSVAKYCSKRVPAGCSVLAVNNGKVVYHKDAGHGMLPELYQSTIPETPRRSYRKLLSSMIGEKLWEEHGKDNRSISRAITMPMRSPALPKEVSLALVPVKGCRRESQEVATGWPLLRKKFLPDRKASLPDKSKMSVVQWAMRLPSRYSAVSPVHSECNRTTRPDSMSTSHILRDRVVVPLRSNSGKSSVVIEELEKETPEELTLLKEKFPSIYSSFSYRELAKITSNFSTECVIGEGGTSHVYRGCLANGRELAVKILKYSDEVLKEFVSEIEIVSSLRHKNVISLISFCFENDDLLLVYEYLQRGSLEEILHGEKGCKNIFGWTERFSVAVGVAHALDYLHGNDNSHQVIHRDVKSSNILISDCFEPKLSDFGLAVWAADVTSQMTCNDVAGTFGYLAPEYFMHGKVNNKIDVYAFGVVLLELISGRKPLCTGCPKGQESLVMWANSIIQGGKLAQLVDPNLPTEGRSDEVERMTLAASLCIRQAPQNRPQIDVVLKLLKGDIDILKWARSQVGLSYEVDADECVMTPPVKGSNANIQSYINLAFDVDDDSASVTSTDFIAANTSLEEYLKGRWSRSSSFD, encoded by the exons ATGAGGCTGCTCGTCCCGGACGGcgcgcggcgccagcggctgctgCAGTGCgaggcgcgcgcgccgccgccccccgcgccgccggcggcggcggggggaggaggaggaggaggagggaggacggTGGTGGTGGGGATCAGGCGGGACGCCGCCAGCCGGGAGCTGCTCACCTGGGCGCTCGTCAAGGTCGCCAATGCCGGGGACCGCGTCGTCGCGCTCCACGTCGCCGCGCagcacgtcgccgccgccgccgacg GATTGCTCATGGGGCTGGATGAGCGGAGCAGGGCCGCGGATTCGCTCTCGTCGGTGCTCGCCATCTACGACGGTTTCTGCAACCTCAAGCAG ATTAATTTGGAGCTCAAGGTCTGCGGAGGATCATCTATTCGCAAAACTCTGGTCAAAGAAGCAGCTTCCTGTGGCGCTGCACATCTCATCCTCGGTGTTGCCAAGAATTCCAGGTCCTTCGG ATCCTCCTCCACATCAGTTGCCAAGTACTGCTCAAAGAGAGTCCCGGCAGGCTGCTCGGTTCTTGCAGTGAACAATGGTAAAGTTGTTTACCATAAAGATGCGGGCCATGGGATGCTACCTGAATTATACCAAAGCACAA TACCTGAGACACCAAGGAGGAGCTACCGGAAGCTCTTGTCGTCCATGATTGGGGAGAAACTTTGGGAGGAACATGGAAAGGACAACAGGTCCATTTCTCGTGCCATCACCATGCCAATGAGGTCTCCCGCGTTGCCAAAAGAAGTTTCACTAGCATTGGTTCCGGTGAAGGGTTGCCGGCGCGAATCACAAGAAGTAGCAACTGGCTGGCCTCTCCTGAGGAAGAAGTTCTTGCCAGACCGGAAAGCTTCCCTGCCTGACAAGTCAAAGATGTCTGTGGTGCAGTGGGCGATGCGGCTGCCGAGTAGGTATTCAGCAGTTTCACCAGTCCATTCGGAATGCAACAGAACCACAAGACCAGACTCCATGAGTACCAGTCATATTCTTCGTGACCGGGTGGTTGTCCCATTGAGGAGCAATTCAGGAAAGTCTTCTGTAGTAATCGAAGAATTGGAGAAGGAAACTCCAGAGGAACTGACCTTGCTCAAAGAGAAATTCCCATCCATTTATTCTTCCTTCAGTTACAGAGAGCTGGCAAAGATCACCTCTAATTTCTCAACAG AGTGTGTAATTGGAGAAGGTGGTACTAGTCATGTTTACAGAGGCTGTTTGGCAAATGGCAGGGAGTTAGCAGTGAAGATCCTGAAGTATTCTGATGAGGTACTCAAGGAGTTTGTATCAGAGATTGAGATTGTTAGTTCTCTCAGACACAAGAATGTGATATCCCTGATCAGTTTCTGCTTCGAGAATGATGACCTTCTGTTAGTGTACGAGTACCTGCAAAGAGGCAGCCTGGAAGAGATACTGCATG GTGAAAAAGGATGCAAGAATATATTTGGTTGGACTGAGAGGTTCAGTGTGGCTGTGGGAGTTGCTCATGCTCTGGATTATCTCCACGGTAATGACAACAGTCATCAGGTGATCCATAGAGATGTCAAGTCATCAAACATCCTCATCTCGGACTGCTTTGAGCCAAAG TTATCGGACTTTGGTCTCGCAGTCTGGGCTGCTGACGTGACATCTCAGATGACATGCAATGATGTTGCAGGAACTTTTGG ATACTTGGCTCCCGaatacttcatgcatggcaAGGTGAACAACAAAATTGATGTGTATGCTTTTGGTGTCGTCCTTCTTGAGCTCATCTCGGGCAGGAAACCACTTTGCACTGGTTGTCCGAAAGGGCAGGAGAGCCTGGTGATGTGG GCAAATTCCATCATACAAGGAGGAAAGCTCGCACAACTTGTAGATCCCAACTTACCTACTGAAGGCCGCTCTGATGAAGTTGAGAGGATGACCCTTGCTGCTTCCCTCTGCATCAGACAAGCACCTCAGAACCGTCCTCAAATTGATgtt GTTCTGAAGCTTCTCAAAGGCGACATTGATATACTCAAGTGGGCACGATCACAAGTCGGACTGTCATACGAGGTTGACGCTGATGAATGTGTGATGACACCACCAGTAAAAGGGAGTAACGCCAACATCCAATCCTACATCAACCTCGCATTCGATGTGGATGACGACTCTGCCTCTGTCACCAGCACCGACTTCATCGCAGCCAACACTTCCTTGGAAGAGTATCTGAAGGGAAGATGGAGCCGGTCCTCGAGCTTTGACTGA
- the LOC120685708 gene encoding probable serine/threonine-protein kinase PBL5 isoform X4, which produces MPGTASSRSTSPRSTSPPPPTINLELKVCGGSSIRKTLVKEAASCGAAHLILGVAKNSRSSSTSVAKYCSKRVPAGCSVLAVNNGKVVYHKDAGHGMLPELYQSTIPETPRRSYRKLLSSMIGEKLWEEHGKDNRSISRAITMPMRSPALPKEVSLALVPVKGCRRESQEVATGWPLLRKKFLPDRKASLPDKSKMSVVQWAMRLPSRYSAVSPVHSECNRTTRPDSMSTSHILRDRVVVPLRSNSGKSSVVIEELEKETPEELTLLKEKFPSIYSSFSYRELAKITSNFSTECVIGEGGTSHVYRGCLANGRELAVKILKYSDEVLKEFVSEIEIVSSLRHKNVISLISFCFENDDLLLVYEYLQRGSLEEILHGEKGCKNIFGWTERFSVAVGVAHALDYLHGNDNSHQVIHRDVKSSNILISDCFEPKLSDFGLAVWAADVTSQMTCNDVAGTFGYLAPEYFMHGKVNNKIDVYAFGVVLLELISGRKPLCTGCPKGQESLVMWANSIIQGGKLAQLVDPNLPTEGRSDEVERMTLAASLCIRQAPQNRPQIDVVLKLLKGDIDILKWARSQVGLSYEVDADECVMTPPVKGSNANIQSYINLAFDVDDDSASVTSTDFIAANTSLEEYLKGRWSRSSSFD; this is translated from the exons ATGCCGGGGACCGCGTCGTCGCGCTCCACGTCGCCGCGCagcacgtcgccgccgccgccgacg ATTAATTTGGAGCTCAAGGTCTGCGGAGGATCATCTATTCGCAAAACTCTGGTCAAAGAAGCAGCTTCCTGTGGCGCTGCACATCTCATCCTCGGTGTTGCCAAGAATTCCAG ATCCTCCTCCACATCAGTTGCCAAGTACTGCTCAAAGAGAGTCCCGGCAGGCTGCTCGGTTCTTGCAGTGAACAATGGTAAAGTTGTTTACCATAAAGATGCGGGCCATGGGATGCTACCTGAATTATACCAAAGCACAA TACCTGAGACACCAAGGAGGAGCTACCGGAAGCTCTTGTCGTCCATGATTGGGGAGAAACTTTGGGAGGAACATGGAAAGGACAACAGGTCCATTTCTCGTGCCATCACCATGCCAATGAGGTCTCCCGCGTTGCCAAAAGAAGTTTCACTAGCATTGGTTCCGGTGAAGGGTTGCCGGCGCGAATCACAAGAAGTAGCAACTGGCTGGCCTCTCCTGAGGAAGAAGTTCTTGCCAGACCGGAAAGCTTCCCTGCCTGACAAGTCAAAGATGTCTGTGGTGCAGTGGGCGATGCGGCTGCCGAGTAGGTATTCAGCAGTTTCACCAGTCCATTCGGAATGCAACAGAACCACAAGACCAGACTCCATGAGTACCAGTCATATTCTTCGTGACCGGGTGGTTGTCCCATTGAGGAGCAATTCAGGAAAGTCTTCTGTAGTAATCGAAGAATTGGAGAAGGAAACTCCAGAGGAACTGACCTTGCTCAAAGAGAAATTCCCATCCATTTATTCTTCCTTCAGTTACAGAGAGCTGGCAAAGATCACCTCTAATTTCTCAACAG AGTGTGTAATTGGAGAAGGTGGTACTAGTCATGTTTACAGAGGCTGTTTGGCAAATGGCAGGGAGTTAGCAGTGAAGATCCTGAAGTATTCTGATGAGGTACTCAAGGAGTTTGTATCAGAGATTGAGATTGTTAGTTCTCTCAGACACAAGAATGTGATATCCCTGATCAGTTTCTGCTTCGAGAATGATGACCTTCTGTTAGTGTACGAGTACCTGCAAAGAGGCAGCCTGGAAGAGATACTGCATG GTGAAAAAGGATGCAAGAATATATTTGGTTGGACTGAGAGGTTCAGTGTGGCTGTGGGAGTTGCTCATGCTCTGGATTATCTCCACGGTAATGACAACAGTCATCAGGTGATCCATAGAGATGTCAAGTCATCAAACATCCTCATCTCGGACTGCTTTGAGCCAAAG TTATCGGACTTTGGTCTCGCAGTCTGGGCTGCTGACGTGACATCTCAGATGACATGCAATGATGTTGCAGGAACTTTTGG ATACTTGGCTCCCGaatacttcatgcatggcaAGGTGAACAACAAAATTGATGTGTATGCTTTTGGTGTCGTCCTTCTTGAGCTCATCTCGGGCAGGAAACCACTTTGCACTGGTTGTCCGAAAGGGCAGGAGAGCCTGGTGATGTGG GCAAATTCCATCATACAAGGAGGAAAGCTCGCACAACTTGTAGATCCCAACTTACCTACTGAAGGCCGCTCTGATGAAGTTGAGAGGATGACCCTTGCTGCTTCCCTCTGCATCAGACAAGCACCTCAGAACCGTCCTCAAATTGATgtt GTTCTGAAGCTTCTCAAAGGCGACATTGATATACTCAAGTGGGCACGATCACAAGTCGGACTGTCATACGAGGTTGACGCTGATGAATGTGTGATGACACCACCAGTAAAAGGGAGTAACGCCAACATCCAATCCTACATCAACCTCGCATTCGATGTGGATGACGACTCTGCCTCTGTCACCAGCACCGACTTCATCGCAGCCAACACTTCCTTGGAAGAGTATCTGAAGGGAAGATGGAGCCGGTCCTCGAGCTTTGACTGA
- the LOC120685708 gene encoding probable serine/threonine-protein kinase PBL5 isoform X3 — translation MPGTASSRSTSPRSTSPPPPTINLELKVCGGSSIRKTLVKEAASCGAAHLILGVAKNSRSFGSSSTSVAKYCSKRVPAGCSVLAVNNGKVVYHKDAGHGMLPELYQSTIPETPRRSYRKLLSSMIGEKLWEEHGKDNRSISRAITMPMRSPALPKEVSLALVPVKGCRRESQEVATGWPLLRKKFLPDRKASLPDKSKMSVVQWAMRLPSRYSAVSPVHSECNRTTRPDSMSTSHILRDRVVVPLRSNSGKSSVVIEELEKETPEELTLLKEKFPSIYSSFSYRELAKITSNFSTECVIGEGGTSHVYRGCLANGRELAVKILKYSDEVLKEFVSEIEIVSSLRHKNVISLISFCFENDDLLLVYEYLQRGSLEEILHGEKGCKNIFGWTERFSVAVGVAHALDYLHGNDNSHQVIHRDVKSSNILISDCFEPKLSDFGLAVWAADVTSQMTCNDVAGTFGYLAPEYFMHGKVNNKIDVYAFGVVLLELISGRKPLCTGCPKGQESLVMWANSIIQGGKLAQLVDPNLPTEGRSDEVERMTLAASLCIRQAPQNRPQIDVVLKLLKGDIDILKWARSQVGLSYEVDADECVMTPPVKGSNANIQSYINLAFDVDDDSASVTSTDFIAANTSLEEYLKGRWSRSSSFD, via the exons ATGCCGGGGACCGCGTCGTCGCGCTCCACGTCGCCGCGCagcacgtcgccgccgccgccgacg ATTAATTTGGAGCTCAAGGTCTGCGGAGGATCATCTATTCGCAAAACTCTGGTCAAAGAAGCAGCTTCCTGTGGCGCTGCACATCTCATCCTCGGTGTTGCCAAGAATTCCAGGTCCTTCGG ATCCTCCTCCACATCAGTTGCCAAGTACTGCTCAAAGAGAGTCCCGGCAGGCTGCTCGGTTCTTGCAGTGAACAATGGTAAAGTTGTTTACCATAAAGATGCGGGCCATGGGATGCTACCTGAATTATACCAAAGCACAA TACCTGAGACACCAAGGAGGAGCTACCGGAAGCTCTTGTCGTCCATGATTGGGGAGAAACTTTGGGAGGAACATGGAAAGGACAACAGGTCCATTTCTCGTGCCATCACCATGCCAATGAGGTCTCCCGCGTTGCCAAAAGAAGTTTCACTAGCATTGGTTCCGGTGAAGGGTTGCCGGCGCGAATCACAAGAAGTAGCAACTGGCTGGCCTCTCCTGAGGAAGAAGTTCTTGCCAGACCGGAAAGCTTCCCTGCCTGACAAGTCAAAGATGTCTGTGGTGCAGTGGGCGATGCGGCTGCCGAGTAGGTATTCAGCAGTTTCACCAGTCCATTCGGAATGCAACAGAACCACAAGACCAGACTCCATGAGTACCAGTCATATTCTTCGTGACCGGGTGGTTGTCCCATTGAGGAGCAATTCAGGAAAGTCTTCTGTAGTAATCGAAGAATTGGAGAAGGAAACTCCAGAGGAACTGACCTTGCTCAAAGAGAAATTCCCATCCATTTATTCTTCCTTCAGTTACAGAGAGCTGGCAAAGATCACCTCTAATTTCTCAACAG AGTGTGTAATTGGAGAAGGTGGTACTAGTCATGTTTACAGAGGCTGTTTGGCAAATGGCAGGGAGTTAGCAGTGAAGATCCTGAAGTATTCTGATGAGGTACTCAAGGAGTTTGTATCAGAGATTGAGATTGTTAGTTCTCTCAGACACAAGAATGTGATATCCCTGATCAGTTTCTGCTTCGAGAATGATGACCTTCTGTTAGTGTACGAGTACCTGCAAAGAGGCAGCCTGGAAGAGATACTGCATG GTGAAAAAGGATGCAAGAATATATTTGGTTGGACTGAGAGGTTCAGTGTGGCTGTGGGAGTTGCTCATGCTCTGGATTATCTCCACGGTAATGACAACAGTCATCAGGTGATCCATAGAGATGTCAAGTCATCAAACATCCTCATCTCGGACTGCTTTGAGCCAAAG TTATCGGACTTTGGTCTCGCAGTCTGGGCTGCTGACGTGACATCTCAGATGACATGCAATGATGTTGCAGGAACTTTTGG ATACTTGGCTCCCGaatacttcatgcatggcaAGGTGAACAACAAAATTGATGTGTATGCTTTTGGTGTCGTCCTTCTTGAGCTCATCTCGGGCAGGAAACCACTTTGCACTGGTTGTCCGAAAGGGCAGGAGAGCCTGGTGATGTGG GCAAATTCCATCATACAAGGAGGAAAGCTCGCACAACTTGTAGATCCCAACTTACCTACTGAAGGCCGCTCTGATGAAGTTGAGAGGATGACCCTTGCTGCTTCCCTCTGCATCAGACAAGCACCTCAGAACCGTCCTCAAATTGATgtt GTTCTGAAGCTTCTCAAAGGCGACATTGATATACTCAAGTGGGCACGATCACAAGTCGGACTGTCATACGAGGTTGACGCTGATGAATGTGTGATGACACCACCAGTAAAAGGGAGTAACGCCAACATCCAATCCTACATCAACCTCGCATTCGATGTGGATGACGACTCTGCCTCTGTCACCAGCACCGACTTCATCGCAGCCAACACTTCCTTGGAAGAGTATCTGAAGGGAAGATGGAGCCGGTCCTCGAGCTTTGACTGA
- the LOC120685708 gene encoding G-type lectin S-receptor-like serine/threonine-protein kinase LECRK1 isoform X2: protein MRLLVPDGARRQRLLQCEARAPPPPAPPAAAGGGGGGGGRTVVVGIRRDAASRELLTWALVKVANAGDRVVALHVAAQHVAAAADGLLMGLDERSRAADSLSSVLAIYDGFCNLKQINLELKVCGGSSIRKTLVKEAASCGAAHLILGVAKNSRSSSTSVAKYCSKRVPAGCSVLAVNNGKVVYHKDAGHGMLPELYQSTIPETPRRSYRKLLSSMIGEKLWEEHGKDNRSISRAITMPMRSPALPKEVSLALVPVKGCRRESQEVATGWPLLRKKFLPDRKASLPDKSKMSVVQWAMRLPSRYSAVSPVHSECNRTTRPDSMSTSHILRDRVVVPLRSNSGKSSVVIEELEKETPEELTLLKEKFPSIYSSFSYRELAKITSNFSTECVIGEGGTSHVYRGCLANGRELAVKILKYSDEVLKEFVSEIEIVSSLRHKNVISLISFCFENDDLLLVYEYLQRGSLEEILHGEKGCKNIFGWTERFSVAVGVAHALDYLHGNDNSHQVIHRDVKSSNILISDCFEPKLSDFGLAVWAADVTSQMTCNDVAGTFGYLAPEYFMHGKVNNKIDVYAFGVVLLELISGRKPLCTGCPKGQESLVMWANSIIQGGKLAQLVDPNLPTEGRSDEVERMTLAASLCIRQAPQNRPQIDVVLKLLKGDIDILKWARSQVGLSYEVDADECVMTPPVKGSNANIQSYINLAFDVDDDSASVTSTDFIAANTSLEEYLKGRWSRSSSFD from the exons ATGAGGCTGCTCGTCCCGGACGGcgcgcggcgccagcggctgctgCAGTGCgaggcgcgcgcgccgccgccccccgcgccgccggcggcggcggggggaggaggaggaggaggagggaggacggTGGTGGTGGGGATCAGGCGGGACGCCGCCAGCCGGGAGCTGCTCACCTGGGCGCTCGTCAAGGTCGCCAATGCCGGGGACCGCGTCGTCGCGCTCCACGTCGCCGCGCagcacgtcgccgccgccgccgacg GATTGCTCATGGGGCTGGATGAGCGGAGCAGGGCCGCGGATTCGCTCTCGTCGGTGCTCGCCATCTACGACGGTTTCTGCAACCTCAAGCAG ATTAATTTGGAGCTCAAGGTCTGCGGAGGATCATCTATTCGCAAAACTCTGGTCAAAGAAGCAGCTTCCTGTGGCGCTGCACATCTCATCCTCGGTGTTGCCAAGAATTCCAG ATCCTCCTCCACATCAGTTGCCAAGTACTGCTCAAAGAGAGTCCCGGCAGGCTGCTCGGTTCTTGCAGTGAACAATGGTAAAGTTGTTTACCATAAAGATGCGGGCCATGGGATGCTACCTGAATTATACCAAAGCACAA TACCTGAGACACCAAGGAGGAGCTACCGGAAGCTCTTGTCGTCCATGATTGGGGAGAAACTTTGGGAGGAACATGGAAAGGACAACAGGTCCATTTCTCGTGCCATCACCATGCCAATGAGGTCTCCCGCGTTGCCAAAAGAAGTTTCACTAGCATTGGTTCCGGTGAAGGGTTGCCGGCGCGAATCACAAGAAGTAGCAACTGGCTGGCCTCTCCTGAGGAAGAAGTTCTTGCCAGACCGGAAAGCTTCCCTGCCTGACAAGTCAAAGATGTCTGTGGTGCAGTGGGCGATGCGGCTGCCGAGTAGGTATTCAGCAGTTTCACCAGTCCATTCGGAATGCAACAGAACCACAAGACCAGACTCCATGAGTACCAGTCATATTCTTCGTGACCGGGTGGTTGTCCCATTGAGGAGCAATTCAGGAAAGTCTTCTGTAGTAATCGAAGAATTGGAGAAGGAAACTCCAGAGGAACTGACCTTGCTCAAAGAGAAATTCCCATCCATTTATTCTTCCTTCAGTTACAGAGAGCTGGCAAAGATCACCTCTAATTTCTCAACAG AGTGTGTAATTGGAGAAGGTGGTACTAGTCATGTTTACAGAGGCTGTTTGGCAAATGGCAGGGAGTTAGCAGTGAAGATCCTGAAGTATTCTGATGAGGTACTCAAGGAGTTTGTATCAGAGATTGAGATTGTTAGTTCTCTCAGACACAAGAATGTGATATCCCTGATCAGTTTCTGCTTCGAGAATGATGACCTTCTGTTAGTGTACGAGTACCTGCAAAGAGGCAGCCTGGAAGAGATACTGCATG GTGAAAAAGGATGCAAGAATATATTTGGTTGGACTGAGAGGTTCAGTGTGGCTGTGGGAGTTGCTCATGCTCTGGATTATCTCCACGGTAATGACAACAGTCATCAGGTGATCCATAGAGATGTCAAGTCATCAAACATCCTCATCTCGGACTGCTTTGAGCCAAAG TTATCGGACTTTGGTCTCGCAGTCTGGGCTGCTGACGTGACATCTCAGATGACATGCAATGATGTTGCAGGAACTTTTGG ATACTTGGCTCCCGaatacttcatgcatggcaAGGTGAACAACAAAATTGATGTGTATGCTTTTGGTGTCGTCCTTCTTGAGCTCATCTCGGGCAGGAAACCACTTTGCACTGGTTGTCCGAAAGGGCAGGAGAGCCTGGTGATGTGG GCAAATTCCATCATACAAGGAGGAAAGCTCGCACAACTTGTAGATCCCAACTTACCTACTGAAGGCCGCTCTGATGAAGTTGAGAGGATGACCCTTGCTGCTTCCCTCTGCATCAGACAAGCACCTCAGAACCGTCCTCAAATTGATgtt GTTCTGAAGCTTCTCAAAGGCGACATTGATATACTCAAGTGGGCACGATCACAAGTCGGACTGTCATACGAGGTTGACGCTGATGAATGTGTGATGACACCACCAGTAAAAGGGAGTAACGCCAACATCCAATCCTACATCAACCTCGCATTCGATGTGGATGACGACTCTGCCTCTGTCACCAGCACCGACTTCATCGCAGCCAACACTTCCTTGGAAGAGTATCTGAAGGGAAGATGGAGCCGGTCCTCGAGCTTTGACTGA